A stretch of Prunus dulcis chromosome 6, ALMONDv2, whole genome shotgun sequence DNA encodes these proteins:
- the LOC117632372 gene encoding uncharacterized protein LOC117632372 — protein sequence MSTITSVDLCRSSSRLFVKHPGVFQHFSSATLKFQQGFRTNHEFLSLTIGQRNVFSRQPCRNKIMCNSSPLPGASGPSHSWKGWMIGIVLSVIIPFWRNKWAPLLALKKEVDMIVDTVEAVVEVVEQVAEKVEEVADDIGDHLPDGKLKDALEAVESIAKEAAKDAHLADQLIDKAEEVEDRVEDFFESAVDQAGNVITKDVGDEQNVQVEKKIQ from the exons aTGTCAACAATCACATCGGTTGATCTTTGCCGGTCGAGTAGCCGCCTTTTCGTCAAGCATCCTGGAGTGTTTCAGCATTTCTCATCAGCAACATTGAAATTCCAACAAGGTTTCAGAACCAACCATGAATTTTTGTCTCTCACAATAGGGCAGAGGAATGTTTTTAGCAGGCAGCCATGTAGGAATAAGATTATGTGCAATAGTTCTCCATTACCTGGAGCTTCAGGCCCTTCACACTCCTG GAAAGGATGGATGATAGGGATAGTATTATCAGTAATTATACCCTTTTGGAGGAACAAATGGGCGCCCTTGCTAGCATTGAAAA AGGAGGTGGACATGATTGTAGACACAGTTGAGGCAGTGGTGGAGGTGGTAGAGCAGGTAGCTGAGAAAGTGGAGGAAGTGGCAGATGATATAGGTGATCATCTTCCTGATGGAAAGCTTAAGGATGCACTTGAAGCAGTTGAAAGTATAGCCAAAGAAGCAGCCAAAGATGCTCACCTTGCAGACCAGCTAATTGACAAG GCAGAAGAAGTGGAAGATCGGGTAGAAGACTTCTTTGAGTCAGCCGTGGATCAAGCAGGGAATGTGATCACCAAAGACGT
- the LOC117632403 gene encoding uncharacterized protein LOC117632403, giving the protein MATINGFHPPMSTLHSQKTKLQVPHATLHSLPLTSDQQHPMLAYQRSSFTKFPYDHQLIRAHHRQLITKVTQASEKSPPETQSPADKSPLSTWKNWIVGLMLSIIIPSLRHKWGPLLALKSKVDMAVDTVESVTEVVEELAEEVEKVAEQVEDKLPEDAKLREAVESVEHLAEDAVKKAELAKDVIHKVN; this is encoded by the exons ATGGCAACCATCAATGGCTTCCACCCTCCCATGTCCACCCTCCATAGCCAAAAAACAAAGCTCCAAGTCCCCCATGCCACTTTGCATAGCCTGCCTTTGACTTCTGATCAGCAGCATCCCATGTTGGCTTATCAAAGATCATCATTCACCAAATTCCCATATGATCATCAATTGATTAGAGCTCATCACAGACAGCTAATTACCAA GGTGACTCAGGCATCAGAAAAATCTCCACCAGAAACTCAAAGTCCTGCAGATAAATCTCCATTATCTACTTG GAAAAACTGGATTGTGGGATTAATGCTGTCAATAATAATACCTTCTTTGAGACACAAATGGGGACCCTTGCTGGCCCTTAAAA GCAAGGTGGACATGGCAGTAGACACAGTGGAATCTGTGACAGAGGTGGTGGAAGAGTTGGCTGAGGAAGTAGAGAAGGTGGCTGAGCAGGTAGAAGACAAGCTTCCTGAGGATGCTAAGCTCAGAGAAGCTGTGGAGTCCGTTGAACATCTAGCTGAAGATGCAGTCAAAAAGGCTGAGCTAGCCAAGGATGTCATCCACAAGGTGAATTAG
- the LOC117632259 gene encoding uncharacterized protein LOC117632259 codes for MSAIVSSIHLSRWTSSPRLFAKHPGPGAVQHFSSSSTWKCQQGFRTNHALLSLTIGQRRTLSSQPCRNKIVCNSSPSPEVQSPSGAPSHSLRSWMIGMVFSVIIPFWRHKWGPLLQLKKEVDMIVDNVEAVVEVVEQVAEKVEEVADEIGDRLPDGKLKVAADLVESLAREAAKDAHLADQLIEKAEEVEDRVENFFESAMDKAGDLTKVVADEPNIVPVEKKFQ; via the exons ATGTCAGCAATCGTATCATCGATTCATCTTAGCCGATGGACGAGCAGTCCTCGCCTTTTTGCTAAGCATCCTGGACCTGGAGCAGTTCAACATTTTTCATCATCGTCAACATGGAAATGCCAACAAGGTTTCAGAACCAACCATGCATTGTTGTCTCTCACAATAGGACAGAGGAGAACTCTTAGCAGCCAACCATGTAGGAATAAGATTGTGTGCAATAGTTCTCCATCACCTGAAGTTCAAAGTCCTTCTGGAGCCCCTTCACACTCTTT GAGAAGCTGGATGATTGGGATGGTATTCTCAGTAATTATACCCTTTTGGAGGCACAAATGGGGGCCCTTGCTACAATTGAAAA AGGAGGTGGACATGATTGTAGACAATGTTGAAGCAGTGGTGGAGGTGGTAGAACAGGTAGCTGAGAAAGTGGAGGAAGTGGCGGATGAAATAGGTGATCGTCTTCCTGATGGAAAGCTCAAGGTTGCAGCTGATTTAGTTGAAAGTTTAGCCAGAGAAGCAGCCAAAGATGCTCATCTTGCAGACCAGCTGATTGAGAAG GCAGAAGAAGTGGAAGATCGGGTGGAAAACTTTTTTGAGTCAGCCATGGATAAAGCAGGAGACTTGACCAAAGTTGTTGCTGATGAACCAAATATTGTACCAGTAGAGAAGAAATTTCAGtga
- the LOC117632375 gene encoding uncharacterized protein LOC117632375, which yields MSTITSVDLCRSSSRLFVKHPGVFQHFSSATLKFQQGFRTNHEFLSLTIGQRNVFSRQPCRNKIMCNSSPLPGASGPSHSWKGWMIGIVLSVIIPFWRNKWAPLLALKKEVDMIVDTVEAVVEVVEQVAEKVEEVADDIGDHLPDGKLKDALEAVESIAKEAAKDAHLADQLIDKAEEVEDRVEDFFESAVDQAGNVITKDVGDEQNVQVEKKIQ from the exons aTGTCAACAATCACATCGGTTGATCTTTGCCGGTCGAGTAGCCGCCTTTTCGTCAAGCATCCTGGAGTGTTTCAGCATTTCTCATCAGCAACATTGAAATTCCAACAAGGTTTCAGAACCAACCATGAATTTTTGTCTCTCACAATAGGGCAGAGGAATGTTTTTAGCAGGCAGCCATGTAGGAATAAGATTATGTGCAATAGTTCTCCATTACCTGGAGCTTCAGGCCCTTCACACTCCTG GAAAGGATGGATGATAGGGATAGTATTATCAGTAATTATACCCTTTTGGAGGAACAAATGGGCGCCCTTGCTAGCATTGAAAA AGGAGGTGGACATGATTGTAGACACAGTTGAGGCAGTGGTGGAGGTGGTAGAGCAGGTAGCTGAGAAAGTGGAGGAAGTGGCAGATGATATAGGTGATCATCTTCCTGATGGAAAGCTTAAGGATGCACTTGAAGCAGTTGAAAGTATAGCCAAAGAAGCAGCCAAAGATGCTCACCTTGCAGACCAGCTAATTGACAAG GCAGAAGAAGTGGAAGATCGGGTAGAAGACTTCTTTGAGTCAGCCGTGGATCAAGCAGGGAATGTGATCACCAAAGACGTTGGTGATGAACAAAATGTACaagtagaaaagaaaatccagtga